The Trichosurus vulpecula isolate mTriVul1 chromosome 4, mTriVul1.pri, whole genome shotgun sequence genome contains a region encoding:
- the LOC118845773 gene encoding keratinocyte proline-rich protein — MCDQQQKQPCLPPQECCVKGSSFTPSPSFVPIKGQASGEVQTFQACSAKGQVVSQSQTSSTKGQVLCQSNICSGQGQAPSQAQICYVQCQAPCQAQESYVERQVVHPVQASYVQCSPVCCTETYYVQCPAPCPVETYVPVAAPQPVQTYVECYPQCQTQGYYSSSVPQGQSQGYYTSCTSQRQSQYCGGGALQNQYQGSYSSCSPQNQYQRSYDRCLPARSFQPSYHSCSPPRRPQPSYVSCTPPRTSRPAYRSCSPPRRSQPSYTYCTPPRVSRPRYRSCSPPRRSQPSYTYCTPPRTSRPAYRSCSPPRRSQPSYTYCTTPRVSRPSPPRTSRPAYRSCSPPRRSQPTYTYCTPPRQSQPCYDSCPPRGPASGSPQRCGPKHRVEISSPNCPAQVPPRKQPVQIPPIRRTCQGSSTRYSWSAPCLQPRPFHDSCSPPERRLRPCPLPAPRSCWQPRPEPCPAPEPELCPTPWPQPCPAPRPEPCPSPRPEPCPSPRPCLEPYPEPCPPPEPLHRKPRGSSSPCNFPKPCPCPPPCPCSPGCNESEPHHLDIEPPLCGSAGYNEEEVFGSVGCSEPGDMSGCGTKGGAFSGVKGCYF, encoded by the exons aTGTGTGACCAGCAGCAGAAGCAGCCCTGCTTGCCACCCCAAGAATGCTGCGTGAAAGGGTCTTCCTTtaccccctccccatcctttgTCCCCATTAAAGGCCAGGCCTCTGGTGAAGTACAAACTTTTCAGGCTTGCTCTGCAAAGGGTCAAGTTGTAAGCCAATCTCAAACTTCATCTACAAAAGGCCAGGTGCTATGTCAATCTAATATATGTTCAGGACAGGGTCAAGCCCCAAGCCAGGCCCAGATATGCTATGTCCAGTGCCAAGCCCCATGCCAGGCTCAGGAATCCTATGTAGAACGCCAAGTTGTGCATCCTGTTCAGGCCTCTTACGTACAATGCTCTCCAGTTTGCTGTACAGaaacttactatgtgcaatgccCAGCTCCATGCCCTGTTGAGACCTATGTGCCAGTGGCAGCTCCTCAGCCAGTTCAGACTTATGTAGAATGCTACCCTCAATGCCAGACTCAGGGGTATTATAGCAGCAGTGTCCCTCAGGGCCAGTCTCAGGGGTATTATACCAGCTGCACTTCTCAACGTCAGTCTCAGTACTGTGGTGGTGGTGCCCTTCAGAACCAGTACCAAGGATCTTACAGCAGCTGTTCCCCTCAAAATCAGTATCAGCGATCCTACGATAGATGTCTGCCTGCTCGCTCCTTTCAGCCTTCTTACCATAGCTGTTCTCCTCCACGCCGACCTCAGCCTTCCTATGTCAGCTGTACCCCTCCACGCACGTCTCGGCCGGCCTATCGGAGCTGTTCCCCTCCACGCAGATCTCAGCCTAGTTACACTTACTGTACTCCTCCACGCGTATCCCGGCCTAGGTATCGGAGCTGCTCCCCTCCACGCAGATCTCAGCCTAGCTATACTTACTGTACTCCTCCACGCACGTCTCGGCCGGCCTATCGGAGCTGCTCCCCTCCACGCAGATCTCAGCCTAGTTACACTTACTGTACTACTCCACGCGTATCCCGGCCTAG CCCTCCGCGCACGTCTCGGCCTGCCTATCGGAGCTGCTCCCCTCCACGCAGGTCTCAGCCCACCTATACTTACTGTACTCCTCCACGCCAATCTCAGCCTTGCTATGATAGCTGCCCTCCTAGGGGTCCAGCTTCAGGGTCTCCCCAGAGATGCGGTCCCAAACACCGGGTAGAAATTTCCTCTCCCAACTGTCCTGCTCAGGTCCCCCCAAGAAAGCAGCCCGTTCAGATCCCTCCCATCAGACGCACTTGCCAGGGCTCTAGTACACGATATTCTTGGAGTGCTCCCTGCTTACAGCCACGTCCATTCCATGATTCATGTTCACCCCCAGAACGACGGCTGAGACCATGCCCACTCCCAGCTCCACGCTCATGCTGGCAACCGCGTCCTGAACCATGCCCTGCACCCGAACCTGAGCTGTGTCCTACACCATGGCCCCAGCCCTGTCCTGCACCACGGCCCGAGCCCTGTCCTTCACCACGGCCTGAGCCCTGTCCTTCACCACGGCCCTGTTTAGAGCCCTATCCAGAGCCTTgccctcctccagagccactACATAGGAAACCACGTGGCTCTAGCAGTCCTTGCAACTTCCCAAAACCATGTCCGTGTCCACCTCCTTGTCCTTGTTCTCCTGGCTGCAATGAATCTGAGCCTCATCACTTAGATATTGAACCACCCCTCTGTGGCTCTGCTGGATACAATGAGGAAGAGGTCTTTGGTTCTGTAGGATGCTCAGAGCCAGGAGATATGAGTGGCTGTGGTACCAAAGGTGGGGCCTTCTCTGGAGTGAAGGGCTGCTATTTCTAA